A region of Pleionea litopenaei DNA encodes the following proteins:
- the asnB gene encoding asparagine synthase B, giving the protein MCSILGILDIKTDLLPLRELAVELSRKQRHRGPDWSGVYQGNEAILVHERLAIVDVNNGAQPLYSADKQQVLAVNGEIYNHRELRQALAPDYPYQTASDCEIILALYQQQGTELLQQLNGMFAFVLYDETRKKYLIARDPIGIIPLYTGFDKSGNFYVASEMKALTPVCESVQTFPPGHYLDSEVGEIRPFYQRDWKSFAHVTGRPFDSGLLRESLTAAIKRHLMTDVPYGVLLSGGLDSSIVAAVAKQFVDKRIEDDQQSAAWWPSLHTFAIGLEGSPDLLAAQKVADHIGSIHHNFIYTIEQGIDALSEVIYHLETYDVTTIRASTPMYLMARKIRAMGIKMVLSGEGSDELFGGYLYFHKAPNEQEFHAETVRKVEKLHWYDCLRANKSMAAWGVEARVPFLDREFIDVAMQIDPAQKMIKDGRIEKHILREAFADLLPEEVCWRQKEQFSDGVGYGWIDSLKALAETKVTDAQLKQAHFRFPHNPPLTKEAYFYREIFEQHFPSRAASETVPGGKSVACSTETALLWDKAFEAMADPSGRAVGGVHADSYTNAQRETDSQKDTSAQDVAKAI; this is encoded by the coding sequence ATGTGCTCAATTCTCGGCATTCTCGATATTAAAACCGATTTGTTGCCATTGCGTGAGTTAGCCGTTGAACTCTCTCGTAAACAGCGTCACCGTGGTCCTGATTGGTCTGGGGTCTATCAAGGCAATGAAGCTATTCTGGTGCACGAGCGGCTGGCGATTGTGGATGTTAATAACGGGGCACAGCCATTGTATTCTGCCGATAAACAACAGGTACTCGCGGTGAATGGCGAAATCTACAACCATAGAGAACTCCGCCAAGCGTTAGCACCAGACTACCCGTATCAAACCGCCTCTGACTGTGAAATTATTCTGGCGTTGTATCAGCAACAAGGAACAGAATTATTGCAGCAACTCAACGGAATGTTTGCTTTTGTTTTATACGATGAGACCCGGAAAAAATATTTGATTGCTCGAGATCCCATTGGAATCATCCCGCTGTACACCGGGTTTGACAAGTCAGGCAACTTTTACGTTGCGAGTGAAATGAAAGCGCTCACGCCGGTGTGTGAGTCGGTACAAACCTTTCCCCCTGGCCATTATCTTGATAGTGAAGTCGGCGAAATACGACCTTTTTATCAGCGTGACTGGAAATCCTTTGCTCACGTTACTGGAAGGCCTTTTGATAGCGGTTTATTGAGAGAGTCATTAACCGCTGCAATCAAACGGCATCTTATGACCGATGTTCCCTATGGCGTTTTATTGTCTGGTGGTCTCGACTCTTCTATTGTGGCCGCGGTGGCGAAGCAGTTTGTTGATAAACGAATCGAAGACGATCAGCAAAGCGCTGCTTGGTGGCCAAGTCTTCATACTTTCGCCATTGGTCTAGAAGGTTCGCCTGACTTACTTGCCGCGCAAAAAGTAGCGGATCATATCGGATCGATTCATCACAATTTTATCTATACCATTGAGCAAGGGATTGATGCCCTAAGCGAGGTTATTTACCACTTAGAAACTTATGACGTGACCACGATAAGAGCATCGACGCCCATGTACCTAATGGCACGAAAAATTAGAGCGATGGGTATTAAAATGGTGTTGTCTGGTGAAGGCAGTGATGAGTTGTTTGGAGGTTATTTGTATTTTCATAAAGCTCCGAACGAGCAAGAGTTTCACGCTGAGACTGTGCGCAAGGTTGAGAAGTTGCATTGGTATGATTGTTTGCGGGCAAACAAATCGATGGCGGCGTGGGGCGTTGAAGCGCGAGTGCCATTTTTAGATCGTGAGTTTATTGATGTCGCAATGCAAATCGATCCCGCTCAGAAGATGATCAAAGATGGCCGCATCGAAAAACACATTCTTCGAGAAGCGTTTGCTGATCTTCTTCCGGAAGAAGTTTGCTGGAGACAAAAAGAGCAGTTTAGCGATGGTGTTGGATACGGTTGGATTGACAGTTTAAAGGCGTTAGCAGAAACAAAGGTGACCGATGCTCAATTGAAGCAAGCGCACTTTCGATTTCCGCACAACCCGCCGCTGACTAAAGAAGCTTATTTTTATCGTGAGATCTTCGAACAGCATTTTCCTTCCCGCGCTGCTTCGGAAACCGTGCCAGGCGGAAAATCAGTCGCTTGTTCGACAGAAACCGCCTTGCTTTGGGATAAAGCCTTCGAAGCGATGGCGGATCCGTCTGGGCGCGCAGTCGGAGGCGTTCATGCCGATAGCTATACAAACGCACAGCGAGAGACAGACTCACAGAAAGATACAAGCGCTCAAGACGTCGCAAAAGCGATATGA
- a CDS encoding DUF3080 family protein encodes MIICLLVTFFMVGCDSYLPLQASLSDYQQRIYRLANIEPDTPIEAKAFLFPPKSQLQIEETRVSANWSDFFSSVDCPELQQLISERNSATGKRMEAMTRLLYEFQLLRLWQYQCQMDSQEFSEDWLQAFNDKQNQLPKVIWNTTWASDYWQKAFSNSTLGARNDPVSSQQTLAAMAQIRQQVASVEGFESHQVVLSFKHIEDNKGALGELLREMQFAESFFQKTNQILQEKLPLVCEYQKNSLTAQHLANVLNKYFVKHSQSLLNQHLHQLKALEKEALQWQILLPQQWSNLSSVSDLTSKPLLSQRVTEGVRQHVKIWSDFSTQCNVNLTP; translated from the coding sequence GTGATTATTTGTCTTCTCGTCACTTTTTTTATGGTGGGCTGCGACAGTTATTTGCCATTGCAAGCTTCATTGTCTGATTACCAACAGCGAATATACCGGCTGGCGAATATTGAGCCTGATACACCGATAGAAGCGAAAGCATTCTTGTTTCCTCCGAAGAGTCAATTGCAGATTGAAGAGACTCGAGTCAGTGCTAATTGGAGTGATTTTTTTTCAAGCGTTGATTGTCCAGAGCTGCAACAGCTCATCAGTGAGCGTAATTCGGCGACGGGTAAACGCATGGAAGCGATGACTCGTTTGCTTTATGAATTTCAGTTGCTGCGGCTTTGGCAGTATCAATGCCAAATGGACTCGCAAGAATTTTCTGAAGATTGGTTACAGGCTTTCAATGATAAGCAAAACCAACTACCGAAGGTCATATGGAATACAACATGGGCGAGTGATTATTGGCAAAAGGCCTTTTCAAATTCGACACTGGGTGCACGGAATGATCCGGTATCTAGTCAACAAACACTGGCCGCTATGGCGCAGATACGACAACAAGTCGCTAGTGTCGAAGGATTTGAATCGCACCAAGTCGTTTTGAGCTTTAAGCACATCGAAGATAATAAAGGAGCGCTGGGTGAATTGCTTCGAGAAATGCAGTTTGCAGAAAGTTTTTTTCAGAAAACCAATCAAATCTTGCAAGAAAAGCTTCCCTTAGTTTGTGAATATCAAAAAAACTCTCTCACCGCACAACATCTAGCAAATGTATTAAATAAATATTTTGTTAAGCATAGTCAGTCACTGTTAAATCAACACTTACACCAATTAAAAGCACTTGAGAAAGAAGCTTTGCAATGGCAAATATTGTTACCGCAACAATGGTCGAATCTTTCATCTGTTAGCGATTTAACATCAAAGCCGTTGCTATCACAGCGAGTGACTGAAGGGGTTCGTCAGCACGTTAAAATCTGGTCAGATTTTTCTACTCAATGTAACGTCAACTTGACGCCTTAG
- a CDS encoding 2OG-Fe(II) oxygenase — MQNFIVEFKDALSPEFCQQLIEKFEKDPNKTAGKTGGGVDKSKKDSLDLYLSMHKHWAKECEQINNLIFQAVTQYAKAYPFLLTGAVSPSIQDPKTGIVRTINYQDIQQLPDPEITRLAQSIYRLDDINLQKYTQAKGGYHHWHSEHFPHPTDKKQRSLHRVLLWLIYLNDVEQGGETEFFFQQAKVKASQGSLVLAPCGFTHTHRGCVPESSDKYVLASWVMYKNSAALYGKR, encoded by the coding sequence ATGCAAAACTTCATCGTCGAGTTTAAAGATGCGCTGTCACCTGAGTTCTGTCAGCAATTAATCGAAAAGTTTGAGAAAGATCCCAACAAAACTGCGGGCAAAACCGGAGGTGGGGTCGATAAGTCAAAGAAAGACAGCCTCGACTTATATTTGTCTATGCACAAGCATTGGGCCAAAGAGTGCGAGCAAATCAATAACTTGATCTTTCAAGCCGTTACTCAATACGCGAAAGCCTACCCTTTTCTATTAACCGGAGCGGTTTCTCCATCGATTCAAGATCCCAAGACCGGCATTGTTAGAACCATCAACTATCAAGACATTCAGCAATTGCCTGATCCAGAAATCACTCGCTTAGCGCAATCCATCTATCGCTTAGATGATATTAATCTGCAGAAATACACCCAAGCCAAGGGTGGATATCATCACTGGCATTCGGAACACTTCCCACATCCCACCGATAAAAAACAACGGTCGCTTCATCGCGTTTTGTTGTGGCTCATTTATCTAAATGACGTTGAGCAAGGTGGCGAAACCGAGTTCTTTTTTCAACAAGCTAAAGTGAAAGCGAGTCAAGGCAGTTTAGTTCTTGCCCCTTGTGGATTTACTCATACCCATCGCGGATGCGTACCTGAGTCATCGGATAAGTATGTATTAGCGTCTTGGGTCATGTATAAAAACAGCGCTGCCCTGTATGGAAAAAGATAG
- a CDS encoding pepsin-like aspartic protease, with protein sequence MDSAKSFKLYNVYAHGTYTLEVRIGSEEASANLILDTGSSTLVVQSEDYDGKDDKYLVATPFAQSITYGLGGWYGPVVKSQVSITCCHDQTLQLNDVYISIALREHEHGFAQADGILGLAYYKLNKAYDLTAVFDQAAMTYQCFPSPVYEQLSTHSLPEFKSFIRQYPREYLTPYFTALAQQGTIANQFAFSVQRSSIFHPREGMTELELKQEPLNQGELVVNYPRQRTDLYRGTFSVIKVLDDKYYNVHVESIQVGEHTPRSAPLLKHINRRFRTNGIFDSGASGIALPQNLLEQVLEDLIAHNENFSKLLEPYYTFEGIEESVPLDALDLSQWPDIHIHLMGLYQPRVTLTLKPWHYWQAHAPDHGRASFQFVSLAHWPNQCILGLPAFAPYYVIFDRRETEFGAIFIAEKV encoded by the coding sequence ATGGATTCGGCAAAAAGTTTTAAACTCTACAACGTATACGCCCATGGTACCTATACGCTTGAAGTTCGTATTGGGAGTGAAGAGGCATCGGCCAACCTGATTCTCGACACTGGCAGCAGTACACTAGTGGTACAGTCAGAAGACTATGATGGTAAAGATGATAAATACTTAGTTGCTACTCCCTTTGCACAAAGTATTACCTACGGATTAGGCGGTTGGTATGGACCTGTGGTCAAGAGCCAAGTGAGTATTACTTGCTGTCACGATCAAACATTGCAGTTAAACGATGTGTATATTTCAATTGCTCTACGTGAGCACGAACATGGCTTTGCTCAGGCCGATGGCATACTCGGTTTAGCCTACTATAAACTCAATAAGGCTTACGATCTCACCGCTGTTTTTGATCAAGCCGCAATGACTTATCAATGTTTTCCTAGCCCTGTTTATGAACAACTGTCGACACACTCATTGCCGGAGTTTAAAAGCTTTATTCGCCAATACCCGAGAGAATACCTAACGCCATATTTCACTGCGTTAGCGCAGCAAGGAACCATTGCTAATCAATTCGCCTTTTCAGTTCAACGCTCAAGTATTTTTCACCCAAGAGAAGGTATGACTGAACTTGAGCTAAAACAAGAGCCGCTTAATCAAGGCGAACTTGTTGTTAACTATCCTCGTCAAAGAACCGATCTCTATCGAGGAACTTTTTCGGTCATTAAAGTGCTCGATGACAAATATTACAATGTGCACGTCGAGTCGATTCAAGTCGGTGAACACACACCACGTTCAGCGCCTCTTCTCAAGCACATCAATCGCCGTTTTCGCACCAACGGCATATTTGACTCAGGTGCTTCTGGCATAGCTTTACCGCAAAATTTACTTGAACAGGTGCTCGAAGATTTGATTGCTCACAATGAAAACTTTAGCAAGCTACTTGAACCTTATTACACCTTTGAAGGAATCGAAGAAAGTGTTCCGCTTGATGCTCTGGACCTTTCACAATGGCCAGATATACACATTCACCTTATGGGATTGTATCAACCACGGGTGACTCTAACCTTAAAACCCTGGCACTATTGGCAAGCTCATGCGCCCGATCATGGCCGCGCTTCCTTTCAGTTTGTTAGCTTAGCTCACTGGCCGAACCAATGCATTTTAGGCCTGCCCGCCTTTGCTCCTTATTATGTTATTTTTGATCGTCGCGAAACTGAGTTTGGTGCAATTTTTATTGCTGAGAAAGTTTGA
- a CDS encoding BlaI/MecI/CopY family transcriptional regulator, whose protein sequence is MTISDSELYIMDILWSQSPLNANQIVERLPTALDWTDKTAKTLINRLLKKGALDFQKEGRHYLYFPTITRQEIQSTTSKQILSRLFNGKLSTLVSHFADHEKLSDKEIAELEKIIKDMKP, encoded by the coding sequence ATGACGATCAGCGACTCTGAGCTTTACATTATGGACATTCTTTGGTCCCAATCGCCACTCAATGCTAATCAAATCGTTGAACGCTTACCTACAGCTCTCGACTGGACCGACAAAACAGCAAAAACCTTAATCAATCGCTTACTAAAAAAAGGCGCGTTAGACTTTCAAAAAGAGGGACGGCATTACTTATATTTTCCAACCATTACACGCCAAGAAATTCAGTCAACCACATCAAAACAAATACTCAGCCGACTATTCAATGGAAAACTCTCAACCTTAGTTTCTCACTTTGCCGATCATGAAAAGCTTTCAGACAAGGAAATAGCTGAACTTGAGAAAATTATTAAGGATATGAAGCCATGA
- the asnC gene encoding transcriptional regulator AsnC, translated as MENQKIDNLDKKIINALVNNARTPYAELAKHCGVSPATIHVRIEKLKSLAIIEGTHLRVNEKKLGYDVCCFIGINLKSAGDYPAVLAQLKNIDEVVEAYYTTGQYGIFIKILCPSIDDLQWLLIDKIQSIEQVQATETLISLQNPIHRSIVL; from the coding sequence ATGGAAAATCAAAAGATCGACAATTTAGATAAAAAAATCATCAATGCATTAGTTAACAATGCTCGAACGCCTTACGCTGAGCTGGCTAAACATTGTGGAGTGAGCCCAGCAACGATTCATGTTCGTATCGAAAAGTTAAAAAGCTTAGCGATCATCGAGGGCACTCATCTGCGGGTTAATGAGAAAAAGCTTGGCTATGACGTCTGTTGCTTTATTGGAATTAATCTAAAAAGCGCTGGCGACTACCCTGCCGTTCTAGCGCAACTAAAAAACATCGATGAAGTGGTCGAGGCTTATTACACCACGGGTCAGTACGGTATTTTCATTAAAATACTCTGTCCTTCAATCGATGATTTGCAATGGCTTTTGATTGATAAAATTCAATCTATCGAGCAAGTTCAGGCGACAGAGACATTGATTTCTTTACAAAACCCAATTCATCGAAGTATTGTACTTTAA
- a CDS encoding S8 family serine peptidase: MISKVKVLSAATLLAMSAGSVSADDNRYIIQVDNDHKGVVKALAKKLGGQLNLDANGFFAATFDGKSLDDVKGLLNNPHIRLIEADARRVPLALFNDDAGDPTAQQLTPYAVYQSQADQVTLQMASAKKVCVIDSGIARDNGETGGYNADFDWSVITGSSDSGTGDWFRDGGPHGTHVAGTIAAADNGFGVIGMAPGNPLHIVKVFNASGWGYSSDLAYAAQQCSNAGSEIISMSLGGGGANSTEENAFNNFTANGGLVLAAAGNDGNNVRSFPAGYESVMMIGANDADNNIASFSQYPSNTKTSGRGKNVTTETNDGFGVEVTVGGVDTLSTYPSGATSLSAMTANGTGYASSAMENNGEASGSTFFMGTAESTNSGASGKICVIDRGVISFHDKVANCENSGGIGAIVINNEAGMLYGTLGTANSTSIPAVGAALEDRAALVAATTATVKVGASDYGYMSGTSMATPGASGIAALVWSNFPSCTGTEIRDAMKATAEDQGANGRDDYFGYGIVKAKAMYDYLAANGCDGGSTEPPTEPPSGDLTADGSRSKGGSQLDINWSGFSSSNVDISITWNGGSFNDTTANDGSQSYSGDKRTTYTITICEAGTTTCATSFNL, translated from the coding sequence ATGATTTCTAAAGTAAAAGTACTATCAGCAGCAACGCTACTTGCCATGTCTGCAGGCAGCGTAAGCGCTGACGATAACCGTTACATCATTCAAGTCGACAACGACCACAAAGGCGTTGTTAAAGCCTTAGCCAAAAAACTAGGTGGTCAGTTAAACCTTGATGCCAATGGCTTTTTCGCAGCAACCTTTGACGGAAAATCGCTTGATGACGTGAAGGGTCTTCTAAATAACCCACATATTCGCCTCATTGAAGCCGACGCTCGACGCGTTCCTTTAGCCTTGTTTAATGACGACGCTGGCGACCCTACGGCACAACAATTAACCCCTTACGCGGTTTATCAGTCGCAAGCCGATCAAGTCACTCTACAAATGGCCTCAGCGAAGAAAGTTTGTGTGATTGACTCAGGTATCGCGCGTGACAACGGCGAGACTGGCGGATACAACGCTGATTTCGACTGGTCTGTAATTACTGGTAGCAGTGATTCTGGAACGGGCGACTGGTTCCGTGATGGTGGTCCGCACGGTACTCACGTTGCAGGAACGATTGCTGCTGCTGACAATGGATTTGGCGTGATTGGTATGGCACCGGGCAACCCATTGCATATCGTTAAAGTATTCAATGCGTCAGGTTGGGGATACTCATCGGATCTTGCGTATGCCGCACAACAGTGCTCAAACGCTGGCTCAGAAATCATCAGTATGAGCTTAGGTGGCGGCGGAGCCAACAGCACTGAAGAAAATGCTTTCAATAACTTCACGGCCAATGGCGGTTTAGTCCTTGCGGCGGCTGGGAATGACGGAAACAATGTACGATCGTTTCCTGCTGGTTATGAGTCGGTGATGATGATTGGCGCCAACGATGCAGACAACAACATTGCGAGCTTCTCACAATACCCAAGCAACACCAAAACCTCTGGTCGTGGTAAAAATGTAACCACTGAGACCAATGATGGATTCGGTGTTGAAGTGACGGTTGGCGGAGTCGATACATTATCAACTTACCCATCTGGCGCAACTTCTTTGTCTGCAATGACCGCTAATGGAACGGGTTACGCGTCGTCAGCAATGGAAAACAACGGCGAAGCGAGCGGTTCAACTTTCTTCATGGGCACTGCCGAGAGCACAAACAGCGGCGCATCAGGAAAAATCTGTGTCATCGACCGAGGCGTTATCTCCTTCCACGACAAGGTAGCTAACTGTGAAAACTCTGGTGGCATTGGCGCCATTGTAATCAATAACGAAGCAGGCATGCTTTACGGTACTTTAGGAACCGCAAACTCTACGTCGATTCCAGCCGTTGGCGCAGCGCTTGAAGATCGCGCGGCTTTGGTTGCAGCAACGACAGCAACCGTCAAAGTGGGTGCGAGTGACTACGGTTATATGAGTGGTACGTCTATGGCAACGCCTGGCGCATCAGGCATCGCTGCATTGGTTTGGTCTAACTTCCCAAGTTGTACTGGCACCGAAATTCGTGATGCCATGAAAGCCACCGCGGAAGACCAAGGGGCCAATGGTCGCGATGACTACTTCGGATACGGCATCGTAAAAGCCAAAGCCATGTACGACTACTTAGCAGCCAATGGTTGTGACGGCGGTTCGACAGAACCTCCAACAGAGCCACCATCAGGCGACTTAACAGCCGATGGCAGCCGCAGTAAAGGCGGTAGCCAGCTCGACATCAACTGGTCAGGCTTTAGTAGTAGCAATGTTGATATCAGTATCACTTGGAACGGTGGTTCATTTAATGACACTACCGCCAACGATGGCAGTCAGTCATACAGTGGTGACAAACGTACAACTTACACAATTACCATTTGTGAAGCCGGTACGACCACCTGTGCGACTAGCTTCAACCTGTAA